The window AGCTGGCGCGGCAGACCGAAGACGCCGCGCTCGCCGAGGCGTTCGGGCCGCTCGCCAAGACGCTGGCCGAGCAGGAGCAGACCATCGTCGACGAGCTCGTCGCCGTGCAGGGCAAGCCGGTCGACATCGGCGGCTACTACCAGCCCGACCCGGCGAAGGCGGAGGCCGTCATGCGTCCGTCGGCCACGTTCAACAAGGCCATCGCGTCGCTGGGCTGATCCCGGCCGCCGCGTCCGCGGACACGGCACCACCGCATGACGGCCGCCCCGGCAGGTGCAGACCTGCCGGGGCGGCCGTTCGCGTACCCGGAGAGGCGTGCGCGGGGAAACCGCGTGACCTGCGCGGGAAGCGTGCGCGGCCTGCGCGGGGAGCGTGCCCGGTCACCGGGGCGGGGGACCCTGCGTACGGAAGCGGGCGGGCCGCCCCGCCCCGGGCGCGTACGGTCAGCCGCGGACGAGCAGGACGAGTCCCGCCGCCACGGCGCCGAGGACCACGGCCGCGACGCCGTGGGCGAGGCGGTGGGCCCGCAGGACCGGCAGGAAGCGGTCCACGGCGAGCCGCCCCGGACCGGTGAGGGCCAGACCCGCCGCGGCGACGGCCAGCAGCAGCTCGTACTCGACGCCCTCGGGAGCGAAGAAGCCACCGCCCCACTTGACGGCCAGGGCGTTGATCATCGTGCCGAGGACCGCGGCGCCGGCGAGGGGCGTGAGCAGTCCGGTCACCAGGCCGAGTCCGCCCAGGGTCTCGCTGAGCCCGGCGATCAGGGCCATCGTCGTGCCTGAGGGGTACC is drawn from Streptomyces sp. NBC_00178 and contains these coding sequences:
- a CDS encoding DoxX family membrane protein, whose translation is MSATLRAAAGSPAATAGPGTTSPHAYDGGLLLLRLAVGLTVAAHGTQKLFGWFGGGGLEGTGQFFTMSGYPSGTTMALIAGLSETLGGLGLVTGLLTPLAGAAVLGTMINALAVKWGGGFFAPEGVEYELLLAVAAAGLALTGPGRLAVDRFLPVLRAHRLAHGVAAVVLGAVAAGLVLLVRG